One window of the Benincasa hispida cultivar B227 chromosome 3, ASM972705v1, whole genome shotgun sequence genome contains the following:
- the LOC120074405 gene encoding protein NODULATION SIGNALING PATHWAY 2-like has product MNTMEFESIEFLTNYNYFSSVEPFFQSHEFSGCRQANSCSSLSENSSQNSFQEGSFLEYDDQNLLQFDPIFNYNPEDFLTISSVDPQNIEELSNSSPVEEEENSNNTIFKGIQAELMEEESLTDLLLAAAEAIEAQNHFLVSNLIEKLKNLLLYDMGSSSFNQLAWFFTQGLHYKTVDYNILAADYQIKINNNSMSAFQMLQQLSPYIKFAHFTANQAILEAAEGGKIIHVIDFDIMEGIQWPPLMADLAAKKDVCSLRLTAIVQDNENERKIIEQTGWRLIEFAKSINLPFIFDQMGIEKAENFEEIQVLGETVIANCSGIFHHILSYGNLSKLETFINGVSKLSPKCVVLVEEELFKVSKQLAGPQPMSFVEFFFEAFHHFSALSDSLLRCFSGVYENGFKQVMEEFLGTRILESVTQFPCDKTYVWKSAFDHLKDYKKIPFSSFNCSQAKYLISLFRGDFWVQHEKCSLSLCWKSRPLCTATIWVPRVAN; this is encoded by the coding sequence ATGAATACAATGgaatttgaatccattgagttccTTACCAATTACAATTACTTTTCATCAGTTGAACCCTTTTTCCAAAGCCATGAATTTTCTGGGTGCAGACAAGCAAATTCTTGCTCTTCTCTCTCAGAAAACTCCTCTCAAAATTCCTTCCAAGAAGGAAGCTTTTTGGAATATGATGATCAAAATTTGCTTCAATTTGATCCAATATTCAATTACAACCCTGAAGACTTCCTCACAATTTCCTCTGTAGATCCTCAAAACATTGAAGAACTCAGCAATTCAAGTcctgtagaagaagaagaaaattccaATAATACTATTTTCAAGGGAATTCAAGCAGAGCTAATGGAAGAAGAGAGCTTAACAGATCTATTATTAGCAGCAGCTGAAGCAATTGAAGCACAAAACCATTTCCTTGTTTCAAATTTGATTGAAAAGCTGAAGAATTTACTTTTATATGACATGGGTTCATCTTCATTCAATCAATTGGCTTGGTTTTTCACTCAAGGACTCCATTACAAGACAGTTGATTATAATATTCTTGCAGCTGATTATCAAATCAAGATTAACAATAACTCCATGTCAGCCTTTCAGATGTTGCAGCAGCTATCTCCTTATATAAAGTTTGCTCATTTCACAGCCAATCAAGCAATTCTTGAAGCAGCAGAAGGGGggaaaatcattcatgttaTAGATTTTGATATCATGGAAGGAATTCAATGGCCACCATTAATGGCTGATCTTGCAGCTAAGAAAGATGTTTGTTCTTTGAGATTGACAGCCATTGTACAAGACAATGAAAATGAGAGAAAGATTATTGAGCAAACAGGGTGGAGATTAATTGAATTTGCTAAATCAATCAATCTCCCCTTCATATTTGATCAAATGGGAATTGAAAAAGCAGAAAACTTTGAGGAAATTCAAGTGTTGGGTGAGACAGTAATTGCCAATTGTAGTGGCATTTTTCACCATATTTTAAGCTATGGAAACTTATCAAAGCTTGAAACTTTTATAAATGGGGTTTCAAAACTTTCCCCTAAATGTGTAGTTTTAGTTGAAGAAGAGCTTTTTAAGGTCAGTAAACAGCTTGCAGGGCCTCAACCAATGTCATTTGTGGAGTTTTTCTTTGAAGCTTTTCATCATTTCTCTGCTCTTTCAGATTCACTTTTGAGATGCTTTTCTGGGGTTTATGAAAATGGATTCAAACAAGTGATGGAAGAGTTTTTAGGGACAAGAATTTTGGAATCAGTTACTCAATTCCCTTGTGATAAAACATATGTGTGGAAAAGTGCTTTTGATCATTTGAAAGACTACAAGAAAATCCCTTTTAGTTCTTTCAATTGCTCTCAAGCTAAGTATTTGATTAGCCTTTTCAGAGGAGATTTTTGGGTGCAGCATGAGAAGTGTAGCTTAAGCTTGTGTTGGAAATCAAGGCCATTGTGTACAGCTACAATTTGGGTTCCAAGAGTGGCAAATTGA